In the Carboxydothermus hydrogenoformans Z-2901 genome, ACCAATCGGAAGTTCCCGTTCGTAATTTTCGGGGTCCACAATTTTAGCTTCGGTATCCGGGAAGGGAAGCCCAATAGACCCTACTTTTCTTTTACCCCCTAAAGGATTACAGTGGGTAACCGGCGATGCTTCGGACAATCCGTAGCCTTCGACCAGATGGCCGCCGGTAAGCTCCTCAAACTTTAAAGCAACCTCCACCGGAAGGGGAGCAGAACCGGATATGCACTCTTTAATGCTGTCTATCCCGTAGCTTCCGGCATTGGGATAATTGTTGATAGCAATATACATCGTTGGAACACCGGGGAAAACGGTCGGCCGGTATTTTTTAATGGTATTCATTACTTCATTTATTTCAAAGCGAGGTAAAAGCACCAGCGTTCCTGCATTTATAAGGGAAAAGTTCATGGCCACACTCATGCCGTAAGAGTGGAAAAAGGGTAAAACTCCTAACACTACTTCCTTGCCAAATTCACAGGAAGTCATCCAGGCCGTAACCTGCATGGGGTTTGCCAAGATGTTACGGTGGGTTAAAATTGCCCCTTTAGCAATTCCTGTGGTACCACCGGTATACTGCAATACCGCCGGGTCATTAAGATAGTCAATGGGAGGATACTCCACAGTATAACCTGCCGCCGATTTTACATAAGCTTCAAAATCCACCGCATCATCAGGAACATCATAAGGGCTAAAATCAAATAATATAATTTTTTCTAAATTCGTCTGGTTTTGCACCGCCTTTATCCGGGGGTAAAGGTTACGCATTGCCACAATAACTTTAGCCCCGGAATCGTTTAAAATGTGCAAAAGTTCCCTTTCCACGTACATCGGGTTTACCTGAACTAAAATAGCTCCAATTTTTTGAACCGCAAGATAAGTAATCACATACTGCGGAGTGTTGGGAGACATTAAAGCCACGCGGTCACCCTTTTTCACTCCATCCCGGGCAAGAGCTGCTGCCAAAAGATCGGTGTAAAGCTTTAACTCCCCGTAAGTAATCTCTTTCTGGTAAAAAATTAGCGCTTTGTGATTCGGCATTTTAGCCGCAATTTCATCAACTATTTGGGCTATCGTCTTATCAGGGTAATTTAAAGAATGCGGTACCCCTTCTTCATAAGACTTAAGCCAGATAGGTTCTCCCATCCCTTTTCTCCTCCTTTTTACTTTTCTCTCTTTTTTTAATATTTCGAATTTTTGTATTGTTCGATAAATATTATAACGCATCCCCCTCCAATATTTAACCCATCAACTGAATGAACGCTCATTTTTTTATCGACATGAATCGACTTCTAAAATCCCAAAAAATAAAAAACCGGGAAATCTCCCGGTAATAACAATCACCTTTTCTCCCGTAAAACCATCCGCTTGCCGCAGCACGCAAGCTGCCCTTTTCCACTCTCCAAAATTTCCACTTATTACCGCAAATCTCACATAAATACATCGTTTTAATTTACCACACTAAATAAGTGGCAATACCAATGGCCAAAAGTTCTTGTTTATCATTATACACCTCTACTTCACCAACTACAACCCTGTTTCCCGTACTTACTCTCCGGGCACGAGCCACAATATCGCCGCCAAGGCCGGGTTTTAAGTAATTTACTTTCAGTTCAATAGTCGCCGTTTTTTGTCCCTCGGTCATTTGCGCCACCACCATCGCACCTACCGCCGCATCAATAATTGAAGCAAAAACACCCCCATGTACCACTCCAAAAGTTTGAAAGTGGTGCGGTTTTAAACTAATCTTTAATTCCGCTT is a window encoding:
- a CDS encoding long-chain-fatty-acid--CoA ligase, whose translation is MGEPIWLKSYEEGVPHSLNYPDKTIAQIVDEIAAKMPNHKALIFYQKEITYGELKLYTDLLAAALARDGVKKGDRVALMSPNTPQYVITYLAVQKIGAILVQVNPMYVERELLHILNDSGAKVIVAMRNLYPRIKAVQNQTNLEKIILFDFSPYDVPDDAVDFEAYVKSAAGYTVEYPPIDYLNDPAVLQYTGGTTGIAKGAILTHRNILANPMQVTAWMTSCEFGKEVVLGVLPFFHSYGMSVAMNFSLINAGTLVLLPRFEINEVMNTIKKYRPTVFPGVPTMYIAINNYPNAGSYGIDSIKECISGSAPLPVEVALKFEELTGGHLVEGYGLSEASPVTHCNPLGGKRKVGSIGLPFPDTEAKIVDPENYERELPIGEIGELAVKGPQVMKGYWNMPEETARVLKDGWLYTGDIARMDEDGYFYIVDRKKDMIIASGYNIYPREVEEVLFEHPKIKEAVVVGVPDEYRGETVKAFVVLKDGETATAEEIIAFCKERLAAYKVPKKVEFREELPKTAVGKILRRQLREEELRK
- a CDS encoding PaaI family thioesterase, coding for MQGDLLKLLRDDTFWSFMGMEPVKVTPQEAELKISLKPHHFQTFGVVHGGVFASIIDAAVGAMVVAQMTEGQKTATIELKVNYLKPGLGGDIVARARRVSTGNRVVVGEVEVYNDKQELLAIGIATYLVW